The genomic region GGAAGCGTAGCAAAGAAGGCCGCGAAAGCTGAGGAAGCATCCCAAAAAAGGCGACGAAAGCTGAGGAAGCGTGCGGGGTGGTGCCGCGGGTGATTACTCTGCTGCCATTCCGGGTACGGCACTAGTAACGTGAAAATTCGCACGCCTAGGCTGAACGGGAGCGCAATCGTGGGACAGAACGGAACCTCCGCTGACGGAACGCACAAGGATGCCCCAGTGCCCGCTGCGTGGACAGCCGGCGCCGTGGAACTCATCCTGATCCGGCACGGCGAGAGCCAGGGCAACGTGGCCGCCACCGATGCCACGATTTCCGGCGCCGAGGTGATCGCGGTCCCGGCCCGTGATGCCGACGTCGAGCTTTCCTCCACGGGGCGGGAGCAGGTGACTGCCCTGGGCCGCGCACTGGCGGCGGTTCCCGAGGACCGGCGGCCCGACGTCGTTATCTCCTCCCCATACATGCGCGCCTACCAGACGGCAGAGATCGCCGTAGAGACGGCGGGCTGGCCCGTCCCCGTCCGCTCGGACGAGCGTCTCCGCGACCGTGAGCTGGGCATCCTGGACATGCTGACCGCCTTTGGTGTGGAAACCCGGCTTCCCCAGGAGGCAGAACGACGGCGGTGGCTGGGCAAGTTCTATTACCGTCCGCCGGGCGGGGAATCGTGGGCGGACGTGGCGCTGCGGCTCCGTTCCGTGATCGGGGAACTGAACGTGCTGGGCAGCGGCCACCGGGTGATGCTGGTGTGCCACGACGCCGTCGTCATGCTGTTCCGCTACATCCTTGAGGGCATGTCCGAACGGGAGCTCCTGGACGTGGCGGCCAGCACTCCGATCCTGAACGCCTCGCTGACCCGCTATGTCCGGCCGGAGGGAGCGGGCCCGTGGACGCTGGAGAGCTTCAACGTGGCCGACCACCTTATGGAGCAGGGCGTCGAAGTGACCGAACACGCCGGGGACGCCAATGTCCACCCGCGCTGAGCCCGCTGACACTGCCGCCACGGACTCCGCCAACACTCCCGCCACCCTGATCACGCCGACGCTCCTGCGCAGCTGGCCGCTGCCCTCCGCGGGGTCCGACAAGTACTCCCGCGGCGCGGTGCTGGTCATCGGCGGCGGCCGGCGCACTCCGGGTGCTGCCTTGCTCGCCGGTACGGCCGCACTTCGCGCCGGAGCTGGCCGGGTGACCTTGGCTGTGGCGGAGTCAGTGGCCGTCCAGCTGGCCGTGACGCTGCCGGAAGCGGGAGTGATCGGTCTGCCTCAGTCCGCAGGCGGTTCCGTGGGTGGCGCGGGGCTCGAAAACCTTCTCGGGGACTTTGATGCTGCTGATGCCGTGCTGATCGGCCCGGGGCTGGACGACATCGGGCAGACCGAGGCGCTGCTCCGCGGGCTGCTGCGGCATGATTCCTCCAAGGGTCCGGGTCAGAACGCTGGTCCGGCGGTGGTGCTCGATGCCTACGCCTTGGGTGCCCTCCCCCAACTGGCTGATGAGCTGGAACCTTGGGCGCGCCGGCTGATTCTCACGCCGAACCCCGCTGAGGCCGCGATCCTGCTGGGCCGGGACACCGGGGACTTGGCGGCCGACGTCGTCGAACTCGCCGGAAAGTACCGCGCGGTGGTGAGCTGCCAGGGCATGATTGCCGGGCCACCCGCCGTCAGCAACCCCGACGGCGGTTCTCCCGACGGCGGCGCGTCCGCCGCTGATTTCCCGGCTACCGGAGACCATTGGGAAATCACCACTGGCTACGGCGGGCTGGGAACTTCCGGCAGCGGTGACATTCTTGCCGGCGCCATCGCAGGGCTTCGGGCTCGAGGCACGAGCGACGCCCAGGCCGCCTGCTGGGGCACTCACCTGCACGCCGCTGCCGGCGACCGGCTCGCCAGCCGGGTGGGTAGCCTCGGCTACCTGGCGCGGGAACTGGCCGACGAACTGCCGCCCCTCATGATGGAACTGGCCACGTAGGTGGGGCTGGCTGGGCCGCCTGGGGTTTCGCGCTCCCCACCCGGCCCCTAACCTCGCCAGCTCGGCGAGGGAACCCGGCGGTCGGGGCTCCGGCTCAACCAGCGGCTCACTTCGGCGACTTCAAGATGGACCGGAGCGACGCGGCAGCCTTGGTGGCTGCGGCTTGCGGCTGGGCCCGGCCCGCTGCAACGTCGCTGACGGCCTTGCCGATGGGCAACTCGGCCATCGCAGCGCCGGCCAGGTCGTCGTGGCCCTGGATAATCCCCCAGTGCTTCAGGTCGTTCGACCCCTGCAGCAGGGTGGAGAGAACATCCTCGGCATAAACGCTGCCGAGCCGCTCGGTCCTGCCCGCTGCCACGGGGGTGGACATCCAGGCATCCGCATACTCGGCCGGGTTGGCGGTGCTGCCCGAACGCACAGGAACGCGCTCCTCCGGGGCAATCGCGAGCCAGTCGGCATAGCCGTCAGTCAGGAAGTACTCCACGAAGCGGCGGGCAGGTTCGGCGTCTGAATCAGCCGTTACGGTCCACGAGTTCACTTCACCGAAGTGCGCCGGCCGGTGACCGTCCGGCCCCTGGAGGCCAGCCACCACTCCGGTGTTCCGCGCCAGGAACAGCGGATCCTTGGTGCATTCGGGGCAGCTGGGCCGCGCATCGGTCCGCGTGCCGGCCAGTTCATCCAGCATGTCCGTCGGCCAGACGGCCATGGCGGCCTTGCCGGCGAAGTAGGCCGACCGCACTGTATCAATGTCTTGTATGCCGGGCACGGAATAGTTTTTGAGCAGGTCGCGGTAGAACCCGAGCGCCGTCACACACTGGAAGCTGTCGAACGTAATGCCTCCCTGGGCATCCATCATCTCGCAGCCGTTTCCCAGCCCAATGTGCTCAAAGGACTGCTGTGTGAACGCCTGGCCAGCCTTGTTGGCCGCGACAATGCCCGCCAGCTCCGGGGAATCCAGTTTCCTGGCCGCGGCAACGATGTCCGCGTACGTCCGCGGCGCACTCAACCCTGCCATGGCGAAGAGGTCCTTGCGGTAATAGATCAGGTGATGCCTGGCGGAGCCCGGAACGGCCAGCTGCTGGCCGTTGTCGCTCGTCAGTTCGAGCGCCCGGGCGGCCCACGTCTGCTCCCCGAGGCTTTGCACGATGGCCGCGTTGGTCTTGTAGTCGATGTGGCCGGAGGCCGCCAGGGTCCGGACCTGCCCCAGCGACAGGGAAGCCATCACGTCCGGAAGGTCGCCGGAGGCGGCCGATGACGTCAGGACCTGGTTGAAGCGGTGCGGAGGAACACCCACGAGGTCAGCCTTCACTCCAGTGGCAGCGGTGAAATCCTCGATCAAGACGCGAAGCTTGGCCATGCGGTCCGGAAGCGTCTCGGTAGTCCAGACAGTGATGTTGTGGTGGTCGGTGTCAGGGGCGGGTGGGGGTGGTTGACCATTGCCGGGAGTGCAGGACACCAGAAGGGCGGCCGCCAAGGACACCGCCGCTAGAAGGCCCGCCCTGACTTGGCCTCTGGTCCTATTCACCTGGCGCTCCTGCCACACCGTGTCCGCAGTACGGACGCACGCGGGGCGTCAAACCCCGCGTACAACTAGGAGAC from Arthrobacter globiformis harbors:
- a CDS encoding histidine phosphatase family protein codes for the protein MPAAWTAGAVELILIRHGESQGNVAATDATISGAEVIAVPARDADVELSSTGREQVTALGRALAAVPEDRRPDVVISSPYMRAYQTAEIAVETAGWPVPVRSDERLRDRELGILDMLTAFGVETRLPQEAERRRWLGKFYYRPPGGESWADVALRLRSVIGELNVLGSGHRVMLVCHDAVVMLFRYILEGMSERELLDVAASTPILNASLTRYVRPEGAGPWTLESFNVADHLMEQGVEVTEHAGDANVHPR
- a CDS encoding ADP-dependent NAD(P)H-hydrate dehydratase, translating into MSTRAEPADTAATDSANTPATLITPTLLRSWPLPSAGSDKYSRGAVLVIGGGRRTPGAALLAGTAALRAGAGRVTLAVAESVAVQLAVTLPEAGVIGLPQSAGGSVGGAGLENLLGDFDAADAVLIGPGLDDIGQTEALLRGLLRHDSSKGPGQNAGPAVVLDAYALGALPQLADELEPWARRLILTPNPAEAAILLGRDTGDLAADVVELAGKYRAVVSCQGMIAGPPAVSNPDGGSPDGGASAADFPATGDHWEITTGYGGLGTSGSGDILAGAIAGLRARGTSDAQAACWGTHLHAAAGDRLASRVGSLGYLARELADELPPLMMELAT
- a CDS encoding ABC transporter substrate-binding protein; the protein is MNRTRGQVRAGLLAAVSLAAALLVSCTPGNGQPPPPAPDTDHHNITVWTTETLPDRMAKLRVLIEDFTAATGVKADLVGVPPHRFNQVLTSSAASGDLPDVMASLSLGQVRTLAASGHIDYKTNAAIVQSLGEQTWAARALELTSDNGQQLAVPGSARHHLIYYRKDLFAMAGLSAPRTYADIVAAARKLDSPELAGIVAANKAGQAFTQQSFEHIGLGNGCEMMDAQGGITFDSFQCVTALGFYRDLLKNYSVPGIQDIDTVRSAYFAGKAAMAVWPTDMLDELAGTRTDARPSCPECTKDPLFLARNTGVVAGLQGPDGHRPAHFGEVNSWTVTADSDAEPARRFVEYFLTDGYADWLAIAPEERVPVRSGSTANPAEYADAWMSTPVAAGRTERLGSVYAEDVLSTLLQGSNDLKHWGIIQGHDDLAGAAMAELPIGKAVSDVAAGRAQPQAAATKAAASLRSILKSPK